AAAAGGAGAAGAAGCGACATGAGAGTATCTTGACAGACGAGTACAAGAAAGCTGTTAATTATCTAAACCAGTTCCTACCCCCAGAACATGCCCTCAAATACATTAGTTTTGATATGGCTCACATCAGCAAGAAGTAAGCAGTTTTGACTTCTTATCATCATACTAACAGTTTAACACAGTTTTGAACAATTTATTGTAACTATGTATCAACAAATGTTAAAGGTTGGTAATTATAGAttcaaaaggaaaacaaaaaaatattaaaagtttcAAGAGGTTAAGTATATCTGAAGCATCAGTTTTaataaaaatctgaaaatatacTACCAGTTACAGTGAAACCTCACTACGACCactcagaattaagaccacccGCTATTACGGCACTTGTTTTCAGTCCCGTTATTTTCCCCTCTATATCTTTGTACGGTCGTCTCAGTATTACGACCACCCCGCTATTCCGTATTACGACCAGCCCAGCAGTCCCAACGACCACTGATCAACGTAATTGACCCATAATTACACCATTCACCTGTGACAGTTTACCTTGGGTACAGCAGTCCTTCAGACCATAGCCAACACTAATTGCCCTCTTCATTACGACCATTCACCCGTGTCCGTCAATCGCTTGTCAAGTGACAGACCGTTACCTGTACAGTCGGTTGTGTACTAAGCGGGTATTGGAGTGACGGAATCGAGtcaattataatcaaattaattacCCGATACATACGCATAATAACTGTGACCAAAAGAAAGCATAGGGCTTTTGATGGTCCTCATTATTTAGCCAAGACGACCacgtgtgtatgtgtgtatttcgATCTTTTGTTTACCGAACGGGTCGTCGCCCTTGTCACCTGTTGACCTAGCAGCTAGGTGGCGCTTTGAAGTGAAACTAGACCAATTATCGGATCATTTGAAAGAGCGCGTGTAGCAATCGATCTTTTGTTTACTAATCAAAACATTAACCTGGGCTCTAATGATTTTACAGTAGCAGTATTTAAAGCCCTATCTTCACGGGTGAGTAAAATAAACATCGTGGATCCAAGGCGTTTCGTTCTGATTGTGAAATTAATCCGGTAAGAATGTCGccgtatttttgttttttgacaaAACTTCAATTAAATTTCCATACAAACACGATAACTTTCaaacatttgtatgtaatatttcCACCTCCTTTAAATTTATATGCAATTTAAATCAAGAAGGGTACACCACGTAAACGAATAAGAAAGTTGAACTCCTTATATATAACTGTAGAAAAGGCCGTAGTCAACTCGCCGAACAAGATTGGCATTAAAACACAAGTGCAGTCGATATTGAAGAGAAAGGCGGAAATCTATGTGTGTATGTTATGTGAATTAAAATTTATTAGAATTTATTAATTagattatttaaataaaaacaaaatatctactttattttcttttatgcttattcaactaaataaaaatatacacgtctattatgttactgtatacatataagacatttgtatatacatgtacagtacatgtttataTACTATTTTTAATCATAATGTGCAGAGTAGTGTGCTACAGAGAATGGTAAGCTTTGCGGTAAGTGTGTGAAGCTATGTGGACTGTTTGTACATAAATCTAAGAAGGTGGGCCGAGGAGTTTTGGCAGTCTCTAAGAAGGTGGGCGAGGAGTTTTGGCAGTCCAGCAGGTAAGTACTTCAATGTCAAGAGGATATCTAAACAAAACTACTGGTTATAAACCTCAACAGTGCATATAAAAGTATTGTCAGGCTTTCTGAAATgatttgtatatcaatttatcttGATAAAATAGTCACACGGGTTTCATGTGTTATGGTAAGTTGATTTTGTAATTTGTTCAGTTTACGAGGACTACGAGGCCTGAAGACAGAACATGGCAGTATACAGACTGGTGTAGCTCGTACCAACTGTGTCGATTGTCTCGATAGAACCAACACTGCACAGTTTGCCCTCGGCAAATATGCCCTGGCTTATCAGGTAAGATTCTAAAAATTTGAAATCAAGAGGAACCACTATTATTTTAGTTAACAAAAGAtgcaacaaaaaaataatagaaaaaaataaaggtgtttcaaatattttacgtcaatttattttagtttatttcgAAAGAATAAATTCCAgacctttgaaaattttgtctaTTGTATAAAAATGATCATTCATTTTAGtcttgatttttgttttttcttttcagCTTTTTATTCTAGGAGTTTTAAAAGAACCAAAGTTAGAATTTGATACAGTGTGTACTAAgtaagtacatatatgtataactcTTAGCCTCCACATGCTAAAGTGGAAAAGTGGTTAAGGTTTCTTCTGAATGGAGAAATCAAGGCTAATATTAAGTAGCCATTGCtattggtgtttttttctccaTGAGCTCATGCTTTGCTCCTTACAAAACTTGACTTGATTACCATATCTGACAATAGGGCATACAACAAAAGTCAAATTTAGCTTACTTTCTCTGtttatacaaaaaaacaaaagttttataAGTTGCATCTTtattttgaagttaaaataaaaatatttgttctaGCATGATGATTCCTTGGTAACTATTActgaatgtaaaacaaaatttaaatatttgtccTACATGTAGCTTGATGATTCCTTGGTAACTATTACAGAATGTTAGAGCAGTTGTATGAGGACCAGGGAGACACTATAGCATTACAGTATGGGGGCTCACAACTTGTTCATCGTATCGAAGGATATCGTAAAACTGCTCCATGGACTGCCCACTCCAAGGATATTATGAACACAATCTCTCGGTACTACAGCAATACCTTTGCAGGTATAAATATAGTTTCAACTCAAACGTAACAGTTAAAAAATGACAATAAGGAAATTAGGAAATTAATGGTGTAGATGAATATTATACactgaaattttaatttgattatctAAAATCTAAGCCTAAATATTTTTGTGACCGTTTTCAAATGAACTGTGTTTGATTGATCAAAAATAATTGAGACTTCTTGAATTCAATTGAACTGTGTTTGAATTATTAAGAATAAGTGAGActtatatattttcatcataGATCTTGAGAAACAGCAGGCCACCAACATATTCCTGGGTGTGTTTGAGCCAGTGGAAGGGAAGCCAAATATCTGGGAGTTACCAACCGACTTTTACCTTCACAATAAAGACTTTGGTGCTAAGCTGACGCAGATAAGGAGGAGGTAGGAGTGATCTTATCTgttgttttcttcattttacACTAAGTGTATTCCTTTTCTCAAGATGACTTCAGTATGTTGCAACTCTAGAACTAAGGAAAGTGTTTTGAACATGCTGTTAAAAGTTATGTGTATAAATAATGCtataattttcattgttttataagTGATTTTGAAGTTAACTCaaattttgtttctattttcaGTGTGAGTGTACTCTCACTCTATTATTTTCATTGTCAGGTTTTGAGTGTACTTCCGCTATGCACAAATTCATACTGAGCATATGATACCGGAAGTCACTGtcttatcattataaatatattttgcagTGATTAAGTGACACCAGccttttaaaacaaataataagaGATATCTGTCAGTGATGTTCTACTAATTGAATTAACAACATTGACATTAGACACTGCTATTAAACacaattttatgtgtaaacttcATGTGTCGTATCATACAAACACATGTATCGGTTAAAATATTCTAAGCATCTCATTGACTTTGGAAACTTCCCAAACAATACAATGTGAATTaggtttatatagtcaataaaagaaaggacaaaatggataacatttatttcatataggcTTGTAGGTATATCTTTTGGATATTATGTGCTGTTTATTATACAAAGTTGCAGGCTAACATATAATTGACCTGCATGCCTATACATCACACATCGATGGCTAGagttctactttcattttctaTCATATATGATTTTCTTCAGGTGTAAATATCTTATTCTTTGTTATGTGCAAAATATCACATAACAGGAAATTAAGGTTTTAGGAAGTGGTACAGGAGCACTATAATgtttaacagacatatttctagttcaaaattgataatgaaatcaATAACTATTTCTGATGTATtgacattaaatttaaaaacatttagtATTTCTTTCAAGTATGATTGCTGCATGCAGTTATTTAATTTTTACGGtaccatttttgttttgttgagtTTCAAATCTAAGCATACCAATGCACATTGATGTATAAACACATCCAATAACAGGTTTGTTTTATTGATTGACAGCTACTCCCAGTGGTGGGAGGTGCCAGTCTACAGAAGTTTACCATTGCCATGGAAACAAGGTAAGATGATACAAACAATAAGCATAAAAATAGTTTTACTTATAAAAGGTAAGACATGATAaccaaaatgttataaatatgctTTCAATGCATTTGATAATCTTGCCAAAGTTTTgagtataatggatggtcattTCCACATCAGTGTCCAAACCCCAGACATGTGAGGTGGAACATGCTGACCAGACAGAGGAGAAAGTAAACTTGTTCGAGGAGTACTACCGCACCACAGAACTGACTTTTTTCCAAGACATCTTCACACATTCTCTCTACCCTACATTCTCCAAGTAAGTTTTTTCACATTATCGGCCTGGTATCTTGTTATTCGCCTGTATAACACTCATTAAAGATACTATAAATCTTAACCagatactatatacattgtataccttaACCAGATACTATAATACCTTAACCAGATACTATAATACCTTAAccagatactatatataccttAACAGATACCTTAACCAGATACTATAAATCTTAAccagatactatatataccttAACAGATACTATAAATCTTAAccagatactatatataccttAACCAGATACTATAATACCTTAACCAGATACTATAATACCTTAAccagatactatatataccttAACAGATACTATAAATCTTAAccagatactatatatactatatatacctTAACCAGATACTAAAAATCTTAACCAGATACTATAATACCTTAACCAGATACTATAATACCTTAAccagatactatatataccttAACAGATACTATAAATCTTAAccagatactatatataccttAACCAGATACTATAATACCTTAAccagatactatatataccttAACAGATACCTTAACCAGATACTATAAATCTTAAccagatactatatataccttAACAGATACTATAAATCTTAACCAGATACTATAAATCTTAAccagatactatatataccttAACCAGATACTAAAAATCTTAACCAGATACTATAATACCTTAACCAGATACTATAATACCTTAAccagatactatatataccttAACAGATACTATAAATCTTAAccagatactatatataccttAACAGATACCTTAACCAGATACTATAAATCTTAAccagatactatatataccttAACAGATACTATAAATCTTAAccagatactatatataccttAACAGATACTATAAATCTTAAccagatactatatataccttAACCAGATACTACAAATCTTAAccagatactatatataccttAATTAACTAGATACTATAAATCTTAAccagatactatatataccttAACCAGATACTACAAATCTTAAccagatactatatataccttAATTAACTAGATACTACAAATCTTAACCAGATACTACAAATCTTAACCagatactatatacattgtataccttgaccagatactatatataccttAACAGATACTATAATACCTTAACCAGATACTACAAATCTTAACCagatactatatacattgtataccttaACCAGATACTATGGAGGAGGCTGTTGTGACAGTGTTGTAATCACATAAATTATATTGTTCTTAAAGATTATATTCTATTCTTACTTAAACATTGAGTTATTTTCACATAAATTGTTCTTAAAGATTATATTCAATTCTTACTAAACCATGGAGTGAATTCAGCTTTAAATTTTAGTATGAAGGTGGCGAAGACAAAATTCTTCTGATTCTAATCTTGCTTTGTCATTGAGTTACATAAGGTTGTGCTAATGAGATTAAAAGTAaagagttgttgtttttttctaacaggGATGTAAAACCGAGGACAACTAAAGTGGAAAGCCCGTTTACCAGGAGAGTTCAGCCTGAAAGGGAGAGTACTGTGTAAGgaaaattgtttatatgttgATCGGTCCTTTAATGCTTTTTATGTCCTCTAGGTGGCAAAGGGGAGCATTGTATCATTGTCTATCATTATTGCATTGCCTTATTTAGGACGATGTAAACATGTAGACCATGTCCAAATATAAGGTTTATAAGCTATCTCTCTGGTTGTCACAGGAGATGGGACGACAGCCTCCTGTAGTCATTAATTTGTCTGAAAGACAGTTAAGTTCTTTTTTGTCCTTTTTGCCCTTACATAGATGCTAAtactgacctttgaccttgtatATCGACAGCCAGGAGATTAATTCCAATATCATTGATAGGCATTTGCTATGACCATTGACCTTATTTGTTCACAGCCAGGAAGTTAACCCCAATATTAGTGGGAAGGACTCCACTTCCTCGACCACCTCAACAGGATCCGAGTCGAGTGAGAGCAGCTCTGATGAAGTGGAGCTGTTATACATTGATATCTCCAGCTCCCAGTCAGACTCATCTGTTGACTGTGATGAAGGACCCCAGGTATGTCTCAAAATCTTCACTTCAACATCACCTTTACTTTATAAGTAATGGAGTATTGGACAGATATGTGTTAGGGAAAATACTGTATAGACCGTTATTATCTCAGGGATGATATTTTTGAGATATCACAGAACATTGCTATGATCGTGAAAATTTGTTCAGTGAAATATCTAGAAATtgctaaaatataattttatcgTTTTAAGTGTGACCCATGGAAATATCCAGCTATACtttattatatactgtaaaccaacttttatttGCGGCGATTAAATTTCACTAATTCCGTGTCAAAACAAGTTCGTCAATATTAATTTTCTCAGAACAGACTACATATAGTTCTATTTTCATTTGATGCTATCATACTAAGTCATATCGATAATAATTcgtggagataaactttcatgAATTTTAGTCGATGGCGAAATTCGTGAAAGTAAATCACTCGCGAATAaaacttggtttacagtaggCCTGTCCTCCAGAGATTTTTGTTGTGTCATCATGAGGCTTTGGATTTGTTTCTTGCAAAATAGTATATTATTACAGTTGTTACGAAACTTTTTCTAATTACAGACTTGatgatattcaaaatatttgattttagttAAACACCATGTTATGAATCCACATCATGTATGAATTATGCTGTGTAATTATTTAGAGCATGTGAGCTGTCTTGCTATTTCCATTCTTGCTATCATGTAAGATAGGATGTTTTCCTCCCTAACAGTCATTGGGTTACCATTTCCCCAATTCACTAGTTTGTAAGGGGAAATATAACTCGTGTCTTCTATTGAGGTTGGAAAAAGCACCTCGCATGACATTATTAATACATGTTAAAGGACACCACAGCATACATTGTTATAAACATAAATGACTCATACTTGATGTGCTGTGATGGTGATACAGGATTCTTTCATTAACCCTCCTGAAAGATTTGGATAGCTCAGCAAGAGACTTACCAAGTGCTTAATTGCCAAGATATCATTATCGAGGTATCGAGATTTTAATGGTGATTTAAATCTTATTATAGTATTTGTTCTTCATTTGTTCTAGTTTGGACCATACTTTTGAAATTGTTGGACATATCACTATAAACAATATGGACACTAATAGAGTTATCCTATCAACTCTTATGCATTTTATACGATTTCACGTAACTTGTATACAAATGACTGAACAATGAACTTGTAGAATATACAGAGGAAGAGAGAACTGGAGACAAAAAGTGACTATGGCATTGATCTTGGTGAACCACGCACTTATGACATGAACAAGTATAAAAGGTAATACTTTGGctgtttaaaattatttcttgGGTACATTCTTTACAACATTAAATAATCTATTAGcaatacaaatttaaaaaactAGATTTGTGAATGTGAGCAAAATAAAGGTATTTTACACATTTACATAAATCTCAGAtgtactgtatactgtaaaatGGGGTTATAACGAACCTGCGGGGACTGTCAAAATTACTTGTTATAAGAACAGTTtgttatatagatgttacagaTGTCATATAGGAACCTTGACGGGGAATGAAAATAACTAAGTTATAACCATGTGTTCAGTGTAAGCGTGtttgttataaatgtgttttactgtaGGGTATCTTAGCAATTTTTGTGTACACTACAGATGTGAGTCATGTCCAGGCATTatagaatattttataaaatatataccatattcgCCGTAATTGTAACAAAAGTGGTTGCttattaatgaaacaaaatgtcagttgtggacgaaaaaagTCAACCATATCTTAACTCTTTCTGTACTGatggtacattaatctgttactcATGAAAAGACttgcaagttcatgtaatatggaatACAATGCTAATGTCAGAGGCATCACATGctgtaaaacatttttaaatccaTCATGGAAAGAAGGGCGCTAAGGGGGGATGCTAATTACAGCGAACACGTTATGCAATTCTTGGCGGGCATTATAGGATATTTCATAATACAGGTGCGAGATTCTTGCTCATGCattatatgatatttatcatacagATATGTGAATCTTGGCCGGGCATGCTTGGGCAATGCTGACCTGATGGACACTGGCTATTGGAACAGGGACTGGAGTTATAGGTGTAACAGGGTCATGGACATGTAAGTCAAGTTGACATGTCAATTTACTGCTTTTAACTAGAGTTAAAAAAAAGTCATAAAAGCATGATACAATGATAAAAGCAATAATTACTTTCAAATTGGAAGTTATGGAAGAAGGTTTCCTCagttgataattatatataatcatggatCACAGTTAGTCATCGTTTGGTGTTTGGTTCTTTAGAAGTACTTATGGGAAGTTTCACTTGGTTCTTAGTTGtgtttattgcattttttttgactgatattattgaaatgtaattttgtCAGTAAGAAATATGGTTGTATTTTCAATTTCTAACAACTATTACCTCTATATTCACCTTCTCCATCAAATGTTTCCAATTAGCTGGTAAGATGGAAATTAGTGAAAGACAGAAAGTAGAAAGGATATTTTTACTGATGCAGACATGTTTCCTTCAGTGGTTTATTCCATGTGCTTTTGATAAGGTATTCATTCACCTTAAgtcttcaaaattaaattaGGATTTTAGCAGTAAAAGTGAAGATTTCCAAATGTGTTTATTTTGGtaagataatatattttgttttccattttaGAGATGTTGCTAGTGTGTTCAAGTTTGGTAGTAGTTTTGAAGTGGAACCCCCACCTGTCAACAAACAAGACCAACTACTATACCACAAATATGTTATGTGTGGGGAAAAGGGTGCAACTAACCCGTCAAAGGACCAAATAAGATTCTACAAACGTTACATTTCTAAAACTTTGAGATGAGATTTACATTCTGTGTTACAATTACACTTGCTGTTCAAAGATGAATTTTTTCTCCCATTCTTTCACGGAACATTGTGAAAATGCAGTTTTTAGAAACAAGTGCCGCCATCATAGGAACATCGCGGACAATAGACaccacatgtattgatgacgtcacgtcattgtctCGTGCGtatgagctgtcttttcccgaccccggtaaaagacaaaattatcttttccctagcaaccatgggataaccctgtcaagtatgggagaaagtGAAAATCTT
The nucleotide sequence above comes from Argopecten irradians isolate NY chromosome 1, Ai_NY, whole genome shotgun sequence. Encoded proteins:
- the LOC138334312 gene encoding LOW QUALITY PROTEIN: polyphosphoinositide phosphatase-like (The sequence of the model RefSeq protein was modified relative to this genomic sequence to represent the inferred CDS: inserted 1 base in 1 codon) is translated as MECPIISRIQKVILYETKARFYVVGSNKTETCYRVLKVDRTEPKELIIQDDKAEYSMVQIRNLLTMIKHGNINKDSKQKTGDSSPLAKSVSAFGIFGFVRFLEGYYIVLITKRRKAAVLGPHIIYKIEDTAMIYIPNDNIRSSSYNYSEEQRYLKMFQSIDLSSNFYFSYSYDLTQTLQYNMTTVIDPVTSCPVCTESETPLKVWEQSESRPSQTTTEDDNISPDTGLCAAATTTNEKQEVAYGVRSVPEEKYVWNHFLQRKCKDIIHRDWMILVTHGFVDQRNICVYGKPLYITLIARRSNQFAGTRFLKRGANCKGDVANEVETEQILHDASITFLERANITSFVQMRGSVPLYWSQDVSKMVPKPPIMIDQIDPYAGVAGRHFNEVLKRYGAPVIILNLVKKKEKKRHESILTDEYKKAVNYLNQFLPPEHALKYISFDMAHISKNSVLQRMVSFXGKCVKLCGLFVHKSKKVGEEFWQSSSLRGLRGLKTEHGSIQTGVARTNCVDCLDRTNTAQFALGKYALAYQLFILGVLKEPKLEFDTVCTKMLEQLYEDQGDTIALQYGGSQLVHRIEGYRKTAPWTAHSKDIMNTISRYYSNTFADLEKQQATNIFLGVFEPVEGKPNIWELPTDFYLHNKDFGAKLTQIRRSYSQWWEVPVYRSLPLPWKQVSKPQTCEVEHADQTEEKVNLFEEYYRTTELTFFQDIFTHSLYPTFSKDVKPRTTKVESPFTRRVQPERESTVQEVNPNISGKDSTSSTTSTGSESSESSSDEVELLYIDISSSQSDSSVDCDEGPQNIQRKRELETKSDYGIDLGEPRTYDMNKYKRYVNLGRACLGNADLMDTGYWNRDWSYRCNRVMDIDVASVFKFGSSFEVEPPPVNKQDQLLYHKYVMCGEKGATNPSKDQIRFYKRYISKTLR